The genomic DNA GGCGGTCTTGGCTTCTTCAACCGTGATGACGCCTTCGTTGCCGACCTTCTGCATCGCTTCAGCGATGTCGAGGCCGATCTGACGCTCGCCGTTGGCCGAGATCGTGCCGACCTGTGCAACTTCTTCCGAAGTGTTGATCTTCTTGGCCTTGGCCTGGAGATCCTTGACGACTTCGGTGACAGCGAGGTCGATACCACGCTTCAGGTCCATCGGGTTCATGCCGGCAGCAACAGCCTTTGCGCCTTCGCGAACGATCGCCTGGGCAAGAACGGTTGCAGTCGTGGTGCCGTCGCCGGCGATGTCGTTGGTCTTCGAAGCAACTTCGCGGACCATCTGGGCGCCCATGTTTTCGAACTTGTCTTCGAGTTCGATTTCCTTGGCGACCGATACGCCGTCCTTGGTGATGCGCGGAGCGCCGAAGGACTTGTCGATGATGACGTTACGACCCTTCGGGCCGAGCGTGACCTTTACCGCGTCAGCGAGGATGTCGACGCCACGCAGCATCTTTTCGCGCGCGGTGCGGCCGAACTTGATTTCTTTTGCAGCCATTAGAGAAAACTCCCGGGCTCATTGCCCATTGGTTGTCATAAAAAGGGGTGGACGCCGGCTGATCAGCCGATGATGCCCATGATGTCGGCTTCCTTCATGATCAGAAGGTCTTCGCCGTTGATCTTGACTTCGGTGCCCGACCACTTGCCGAACAGAACGCGGTCGCCAGCCTTGACGTCGAGGGCAACGACCTTGCCGCTTTCGTCACGGGCGCCCGAACCGACGGCGACGATTTCGCCTTCCTGCGGCTTTTCCTTGGCGGTGTCCGGAATGATGATGCCGCCCTTGGTCTTCTCTTCAGACTCAACGCGGCGAACGACGACGCGGTCGTGCAGCGGGCGGAAGTTGGTGCTTGCCATTAGTCTAATCCCTCGATCAAATGACATTACGGATCGCTGATCGACCCGATGGATGGGTGTTAGCACTCTCATTTATCGAGTGCTAGCGATGCCGAGATAAGCTTGGGTATGGGGTGAGTCAAGGATCGGCGCCTAGATTTTTTGCTGACGGCAGTTGCCCTGGACGGGCGCAGCAGGCGCGGGCACAGGCAGCCTAGCCCCATTCTTGGCGAAATGTGGGCGATCGCGTCGATGAGTGGCATGGGCGGGATTTTGACGGTTGATAACCACGACAATGTGCTTCTACGCGGCGGGCCGCATCTGCAGTGCATTTTTCCTGGTTCTCGACACCGCCGGAATCCTTGGGAGGGTGCGCCTTTTTCGGGAGACGAGACTTGTAATCTCCTGTCTTCCTTGCCATGCAAGCCGGAAACCGTGTTTGCAGGAAGCCAGGATGGCCGCAAGGATCAACAGTTTTCGCGAAATCGCCAAGCGCTACGATGTCGTTTTATGTGACGTCTGGGGCGTGCTTCACAACGGCGTGCAGGCTTTCGCGTCCGCCTGTGAAGCATTGGCCGAGGCGCGCGCCGCCGGACTGACCGTCGTGCTCATCACCAATTCACCGCGCCCGAGCCCGATGGTGAAGGTGCAGATCCGCAGTCTCGGCGTGCCCGACGAAGCCTATGATCGGATCGTCACTTCGGGCGACGTGACCCGGGCGCTGATCGCTGCCGCCGACAAGAAGATCTTCTTCATCGGCGCCGAGCGCGACCTGCCCCTGCTCGAGGGGCTGGGGACGCAGATCGTTTCCTCGGAAGATGCCGAGACGGTCGTCTGCGCCGGCTTCTATGACGACGAGACCGAAACGCCCGAGCATTACCGCGCGACCCTGACGGGCCTTGCCAAGCGCAAGATCCCGTTCATCTGCGCCAACCCGGACCTCGTCGTCGAGCGTGGTCACCGGCTGATCCCCTGCGCCGGTGCGATTGCCAAGCTTTACGAAGAGCTGGGTGGCGAGGCGCGCATCGCCGGCAAACCCTATATCGCGATCTATCGCGCCGCCCTGGGCGAGGCGAAGGCCGCGCGCGGGGCGATTGACCTGACCCGTGTCATCGCCGTCGGCGACGGCATGCCGACGGACGTCAAGGGCGCGCAGGACGCGGGCCTGGATCTGCTCTATATCAGCGCCGGTATCCACGCCCAGGAATACATGAACGAAAGCCGGACCGACGAGGCGAAGCTTGCCGCCTTCCTCAAGAAGGAGGGCGCCTCGCCGAAATACTGGATGCCACGGCTCGCCTGACGGGAAGACGGAGATGACGGTTTTTCATCGCAACGAGACCCGTGATCCGCTTCCGGAGCACTTGCGCGGCGGTGTCGTCGCCATCGGCAATTTCGATGGCGTTCACCGCGGCCACCAGTCGGTCCTTAACCGGGCGCTGGAGGAGGCCAAGTCGCGCGGCGTGCCCGCGCTGGTCCTGACTTTCGAGCCGCATCCGCGAACCGTTTTTCGCCCGGACACTCCAGTCTTCCGGCTGACGCCGGCGCCGCTGAAGGCGCGCATCCTCGAAGGCATGGGCTTCGGCGCCGTCATCGAATATCCCTTCGACCGTACCTTCTCTCAGCTTTCCGCCTCGGATTTCATCCACCGCATCCTGCTTGAATGGCTGCATGCCTCGCATGTGGTGACCGGTTTCGACTTTCATTTCGGCAAGGGCCGCGAAGGCGGGCCCGCCTTTCTGATGGCGGCAGGCGGCGACAACGGGTTTGGTGTGACGCTGGTCGATGCCTTCCGTGATGAAAATGCATCCGTCATCTCGTCGAGCTATGTCCGCGCGCTGCTCGGCGAAGGCGATGTCGCCCAGGCCGCGGGCATGCTCGGCTACCGTTATCTCGTCGAAGCCGAGGTGATCGGCGGCAAGAAGCTCGGTCGCGAACTCGGTTTTCCCACCGCCAACATGCGGCTTGCACCCGAGGTGGAACTCCGACCCGGCATCTACGCCGTGCGCTTCCGTCGTCCCGACGGCTCGCTTTACGACGGGGTCGCCAGTTTCGGGCGCCGGCCGACGGTCGACAGCGACGGCGAACCGCTGCTCGAGACCTTCGTCTTCGACTTCTCCGGCGATCTCTATGGCGAAGTCTGCGCCGTGACTTTCTTCGGTCACCTGCGCGACGAATTGAAATTCGATGGCCTCGATCCGCTGGTGGCGCAGATCCGGCAGGACGAGGCCGAGGCCCGCGCGCTGCTTTCCGGCGTCACGCCACTCGGTGACATCGACCGCAAGCTCAACTTCGCCCGATAAAAGATTTCGGTCTTCGCGCGGCGGCGGACCTTTTCAAAAGGCCGAAAACGCCTTAAACAACCGGCCACCATGACCCGGCACCGTCGATTGATCATCGATCAGCGAATTATTGGCCCGGCCTTCCGCGTGCTGTGATCAGCCGGAAGGTCCGGGATTTCGGCGTTTCCGACGCCCCAGTCATCTCTCGATACCGAGCCCATTTCGTATGCGCGGCCGTTCGCGCGAAGAAGCGATTGCAAAAACCATGACCGACACCGCTGAAAAGATCGACTACTCCTCGACCCTCTATCTGCCGCAGACGGAATTTCCGATGCGCGCGGGCCTGCCGCAGAAGGAGCCGGAAACGGTGGCCCGCTGGCAGAAGATGGGCCTCTACAAGAAGCTGCGCGCATCGGCTGCCGGCCGCGACAAGTTCGTGCTGCACGACGGCCCGCCCTATGCCAACGGCAACATCCACATCGGCCACGCGCTGAACAAGATCCTCAAGGACGTCATCAACCGCTCGTTCCAGATGCGCGGTTTCGACGCCAACTACGTACCCGGCTGGGACTGCCACGGTCTGCCGATCGAGTGGAAGATCGAGGAGAAGTACCGCGAGAAGGGCCAGAACAAGGACGAGGTTCCGGTCAACGAGTTCCGTCGGGAATGCCGCGATTTCGCCGCCGGCTGGATCCAGGTCCAGGCCGAGGAGTTCAAGCGTCTCGGCATCGAGGGCGACTTCGACAATCCCTACACGACGATGAACTTCCACGCCGAAGCGCGCATCGCCGGCGAACTGATGAAGATCGCCAAGCTCGGCCAACTCTATCGCGGCTCGAAGCCTGTCATGTGGTCGGTCGTCGAGCGCACGGCGCTTGCCGAAGCCGAAGTCGAATACGCCGATGTCGAAAGCGACATGATCTGGGTGAAGTTCCCGGTCACCGAAGGTCCCGACAGCCTTGCCGGCACCTTCGTTGTGATCTGGACGACCACGCCCTGGACCATCCCCGGCAACCGCGCCATCGCCTACTCGTCGCGTTATGCCTATGGCCTCTACGAAGTGGCGACCGCCGAGAACGATTTCGGCCCCCAGCCGGGCGAGAAGCTGATCTTTGCCAAGCGCCTGGCCGATGAGTCTGCCGCCAAGGCGAAGCTCACCTTCAACTTCGTTCGCGACCTCGAGGCCGATGAACTGTCGTCCGTGACCTGCGCCCATCCGCTGCACGGTCTGGGCGGCGGCTACGCCTTCAAGGTGCCGTTGCTCGACGGCGACCACGTGACAGACGATGCCGGCACCGGCTTCGTGCACACGGCCCCGAGCCACGGCCGCGAGGACTTTGATGCCTGGATGGACAATGCCCGCGCGCTCGAAGCCCGCGGCATCTCCTCGGCGATCCCGTTCACGGTCGATGATGCCGGCTACTTCACCGCTGACGCCCATGGTTTCGGCCCGGACGCCGAAGGTGGCGCGGGCCGCGTCATCGACGACAAGGGCAAGAAGGGTGACGCCAACGATCGCGTCATCAAGGCGCTGATCGCCCGTCACGCGCTCTTCGCTCGCGGTCGCCTCAAGCATTCCTATCCGCATTCCTGGCGCTCGAAGAAGCCGGTGATCTTCCGCAACACGCCGCAATGGTTCGTCTACATGGACAAGGCCTTTGGTGATGGCACGACCCTGCGTTCGCGCGCGCTGTCCGCCATCGACGACACCCGCTTCGTTCCGGGCGCCGGCCAGAACCGCCTGCGTGCGATGATCGAAGGCCGTCCGGACTGGGTGCTCTCGCGCCAGCGCGCCTGGGGCGTGCCGATCGCGATCTTTGCCGACGATCAGGGCGAGATCCTGATCGACGAGGCCGTCAACGCTCGCATCCTCGACGCTTTCGAACAGGAAGGTGCCGATGCCTGGTTCACCGAAGGCGCCAAGGATCGCTTCCTCGGCAACGACCACGATCATGCCAAGTGGCATCAGGTCATGGACATCCTCGACGTGTGGTTCGACAGCGGTTCGACCCATACCTTCACGCTCGAAGACCGTCCGGACCTGAAGTGGCCGGCCGACGTCTATCTCGAAGGTTCGGACCAGCATCGCGGCTGGTTCCATTCCTCGCTGCTCGAAGCCTGCGCCACGCGCGGCCGCGCACCCTACAACGCCGTTGTCACCCATGGTTTCACCATGGATGAGAAGGGCGAGAAGATGTCGAAGTCCAAGGGCAACACCGTCACCCCGCAAGAGGTGATGAAGGATGCCGGCGCCGACATCCTGCGCCTGTGGGTGATGACGACGGATTATTGGGAAGATCAGCGCCTCGGCAAGACGATCATCCAGACAAACATCGACGCCTATCGCAAGCTGCGCAACACGATCCGCTGGATGCTCGGCACGCTCGCCCACGACAAGGGCGAGGAAATTGCCTATGCCGAGATGCCGGAACTCGAAAAGCTGATGCTGCATCGCCTGGCCGAACTCGACCAGGTCGTGCGCGAAGGCTACGACGCCTTCGACTTCAAGAAGATCGCCCGTTCGCTGATCGATTTCTCGAACGTCGAACTCTCGGCCTTCTATTTCGACGTTCGCAAGGATGCGCTCTACTGCGACGCGCCGTCGAGCCTGCGCCGCCGTGCGGCACTCGCCGTCATCCGCAAGCTCTTCGATTGCCTCGTGCTGTGGCTGGCGCCGATGCTGCCGTTTACGACCGAAGAGGCCTGGCTGTCGCGCAAGCCCGATGCGGTCTCGGTGCATCTCGAACAGTTCCCGGCGATCCCGGCGGAATGGAAGAACGATGCGCTCGAAGCCAAGTGGGAGAAGATCCGTGCGGTCCGCACCGTCGTCACCGGCGCGCTCGAGATCGAACGCAAGGACAAGCGCATCGGCTCGTCGCTGGAAGCCGCACCGGTCGTCCACGTGGCCGATCCGGAGCTGTTGAAGGCGCTGGAAGGCCAGGATTTCGCCGAGATCTGCATCACCTCGGGGATCACTGTCGAGACCACCGAAGGTCCGGCCGACGCGTTCCGGCTGGCTGACGTGGCCAAGGTCAGCGTCGTGCCGAAGCTTGCCGAGGGCCAGAAATGTGCTCGCTCCTGGCGGATCACGACCGATGTCGGTTCTGACGCACTCTACCCGGACGTGTCCGCCCGGGATGCCGCTGCCTTGCGCGAGCTTGGTTTCAAGGCTTAACGCATTGTTACCGGATGAATTGCACTCCTTGCGTTCATCCGGTAAAACCTGCCCGAAATTTGGCGGATTTCTCCGCCATGGGCGCTTGAGTGGCCGCGCTGACTGGTGGCCGGCTGGAAGGAATCTCATGGAAATGACGCGAGAGTTGCGAGTGTTTGCCAGCGTGGCCGCCATTTTGACGAGCGGCCTGGTGCTTACGGGCTGCATCGGCGGGCCGACCTACGGCACGGACAAGACGGCCGGCGAGCAGCTCATGGACGACCTCGGCAGCGTCGCCAGCTTCGGTCCGCCGAAGCGGGATCCGGTCAAGTACCAGCCGCGTCCTGGTCTCGTGCTGCCGCCGTCCACCCAGCAGGCGTCACTCGTCGAGCCGCAGAAGTCGCTCGCCAGCCGTGAGGGGAACCCGGAATGGGTCGAGTCTCCGGAAGAGGTGCGCAACCGCCTGCGTGAAGAGGCCGACGCCAACAAGAACAACCCGAACTACGTCTCCCCCCTTGCCAAGGCCAGCGCCAACGGCCGCCGCCTTTCGGCAAAGGAGCAGCAGGAGGCCTACCGCGAGGCCCGCAAGGTCGAGCAGGGCGCCTATTCCGACAAGCGCCGCTTCTTGAGCGATCCGCCGCTCGACTACCGCCGCCTGCCCGAGGGCACGGAGACCGACCTCGGCGAGCCGGAGAAGGACAAGGAGCGCCGCCGCAAGAAGGAAGCGCAGGTCAAGAATTCCGGCACCAAGTGGTATTGGCCCTTCTAAGACCAGTTCGCCGTTTCATTTGAAACGGCGAATGCCTCACCCTTTTGCATCCATGCAGCTCCGGACGAAAGCACTTCGCGCGTTTTCTGGAATTGCCTAAGCAGCGCCAGAGCCATGACCATCAGCATTCGCGACGCCCGCCCGGAAGATGCAGAGACGATCCTGCGCTTCATCACGGAACTTGCCATCTACGAAAAAGAGCCCGACGCCGTCGAGGCGACGGTCGGGATGCTCCAGGATTCGCTTTTCGGCCCGGGCGCCATCACCCGCGCCGTGATCTGCGAGAAGGACGGCAAGCCGGCCGGCTTTGCCATGTGGTTCTACAACTATTCCACCTGGCAGGCGCGCAAGGGGCTTTATCTCGAGGATCTATACGTCACGCCGGATTGCCGCGGTTCGGGCGCCGGCAAGATGCTCCTGAAGCACCTGGCAAGGATTGCCGTCGAGGAAGGCTGCGGCCGCTTCGAGTGGAGCGTTCTCGACTGGAACGAGCCGGCGATCCGGGTCTACGAGGCCGTGGGTGCCGAGCCGATGTCGGAATGGACGCGCTACCGTCTCTCGGGCGCAGCACTGACGAGCTTCGCAGCCGACTGAAGCAAGAATACGGACGTGCCTTCTCAGCGCTTGCTGGCGAAGAAATCCCTCAGGATCTCGGCAGATTCCCGCTCGGCGAGGCCGGAATAGACGTCGGGGGCGTGATGGCAGGTGGGCGAGCCGAAGAACCGTACGCCGCTGTCGACCGCACCGCCTTTCGGATCGTCCGCGCCGTAGTAAAGGCGGCGGATGCGCGCAAAGGAGATCGCCGCGGCGCACATCGTGCACGGCTCGAGCGTCACGTAGAGGTCGGCGCCAGCAAGCCGTTCGTCGTTGAGGACTGCGGAGGCTTCGCGGATCGCGACAATTTCGGCATGGGCCGTCACGTCGTTGAGCTCGCGGGTCCGATTGCCGGCGCTGGCGATGATCCGGCCGTCGAAAACCACCACGGCGCCGATCGGCACTTCGCCGCGTTCGGCAGCCTTGCGGGCCTCTTCAAGGGCCGCATCCATGAAGCGTGTCGTCTCAGCCATCGCTCAAACAATAATTTCTCTTAACCCACGGGCCGCGACCTGATAGGACAGCCGCAAAAGGCAGGCAACACAAATGACATCCAAAGACAAGCCCACGCGGCCTGGCGGCAAGTCCGCTGGCCGGGACAAGAAACCGCATTTCGCCGACAAGAAGGGCGCTGCGCCGAAAAAGGCTGCAGGAGCCAAGGCTTCCGGCCCGAAGTCTTTCGGTGCCAAGGGCCCCGGCAGGAGCTTCGACGCAAAGACGTCTGATCCCAAGGCCGGCGCTTCGCGTCCGGCCCGGGAGCGCCCGGCAGCGGCTGCAGCGGCCGCCGACGAGCCGCAGCGCATCTCGAAGATCCTGGCGCGCGCCGGCGTTGCCTCGCGTCGCGACGTCGAGCGCATGATCATGGAAGGCCGCATCAGGCTCAACGGTGTCATCCTCGACACGCCCGTGGTCAACGCGACGCTCGCCGATGCGATCGAGGTCGATGGCCAGCCGATCCGCGGTATCGAGCGCACGCGCCTCTGGCTCTATCACAAGCCGGCCGGTCTGGTGACCACCAATGCCGACCCGGAGGGCCGTCCGACCGTATTCGAGAACCTGCCGGACGAGCTGCCGCGGGTTCTGTCGATCGGCCGCCTCGACATCAACACCGAGGGCCTGCTGCTCCTCACCAATGATGGCGGCCTTGCCCGCGTGCTCGAACTGCCGTCGACCGGCTGGCTGCGCCGTTACCGCGTGCGCGCCCATGGCGAGATCGATCAGGAAGCGCTCGACAAGCTGAAGGACGGCATCGCCGTCGATGGCGTGCTGTACGGCGCCATCGAAGCGACGCTCGACCGCGTCCAGGGCTCGAACGTCTGGATCACGATGGGGCTTCGCGAAGGCAAGAACCGCGAAATCAAGAACGTGCTCGGCGCGCTCGGCCTCGACGTCAACCGCCTGATCCGCATCTCCTACGGCCCGTTCCAGCTCGGCGAACTGCCGGAAGGACACGTCCAGGAAATTCGCGGACGCACGCTGCGCGACCAATTGGGACCGCGCCTGATCGAGGACGCCAAGGCGAACTTCGACGCGCCGCTTTACAATGATCAGGCGGCGACCGTTGCCGGTGAGGCTGAAGACGACGCCGCCGACACGCGCAGGCCGGAGCGCAACAACCGCTGGGAAAAGCCGGAGGACAAGCGCGAGCGTGCCCTTTCTCGTCTGGACACCCGTCGTGACGACCGCCGCGACGGTGGTGGTCGTGGCAAGGATGGTGCCCGCGGCAAGGGTGGCCCGCGCGAAGACCGCGACGCCAAGTTCGAGGATCGGCCGAAGCGCGCGCCGGCTCAGCGCGCCCGCACGGCCAATGTCTGGATGGCGCCGGGCGCCCGCCCGCTCGCCGAAAAGAAGCCGAAGTCCGTTGATGGCGATGCCACCGAGAAGTCCGCCCGTCGCGAGCGTCCGGAAAGCGCGCCTAAGTCCAAGCGCTACGGCCGCAACAAGGATGGTCTGGCGACGAAGACGACCGGCAAGTTCGACCCGGACCGCAAGGGTGGCCCGCACAGAGACTTCGACCGCGCCGATCGTCCGGCCTCTGCCGCGCCGGTCAAGCGTCGCGACGACGAGGGCGAATGGATCAGTGCCAGCGAACCTGCCCGTCGCGGCAAGGACGAGGGCCGCGATGGCGGTTTCGGCCGGCGCAAGTCGGGCGACGCGGGTGACCGCAGGTCGCGCGATCACGGTGACCGTCCTGCGCGCCGTGACGGCGGCGACCGTCCCCGTTCTGAAGGCGGACCGCGCAGCTATTCCGACAAGCCGAGGGCGCCACGCGCCGACGGTGATCGTCCGCAGCGTCGCGAAGGCGGTGAGCGTTCGTTCAGTGACCGTCCGGCTCGCAGCGACGGCGGTGATCGCCGGTTCGACAAGCCGCGGGCTCCACGCGCTGACGGTGACCGTCCGCCGCGTCGCGAAGGTGGCGACCGTCCGTTTGGCGACAAGCCTCGCGGCAAGTCGTTCGGCGGCAAGCCCTCGGGCGGAAAATCCTTCGGTGAACGCTCCGGCGGTCCGCGCGGCGGTAAGCCTGGTGGCGGCAAGCCCGGCGGTGGACGCCCCGGCGGTCCTGGTCGCTCCGGCGGCGGGCGCCCGGCTGGCGGCGGCAAGCCGCGCGGCAGAGGAAACTAAGCGGTCGTGCGGATCGTCGGCGGAGAGTTTCGGGGTCGCAGCCTGGCGACCCCAAAGTCCAACGATATCCGGCCGACCACGGACCGGACGCGCGAAAGCCTGTTCAACATTCTGAGCCATTCCTATCCGGACGCGCTCGACGGCACGCGTGTGCTCGACCTTTTCGCGGGCACCGGCGCCGTCGGCTTCGAGGCGCTGTCGCGCGGATGCCGGCATGCGCTCTTTGTCGAGCAGGGCGTCGAGGGCAGGGGCCTGATCCAGACCAACGTCGAGACGCTCGGCCTGCAGGGCCGGGCCAAGGTCTTCCGGCGCGACGCCACGAGCCTTGGCGGCGTCGGTACGATGGAGCCGTTTCATCTCGTCTTCGCCGATCCGCCCTACGCCAAGGGGCTGGGCGAAAAGGCATTGGAGTCGGCTGCCATCGGCAACTGGCTGGTGCCCGGCGCCCTGGTGATCCTCGAAGAGCGGGCAGATGTCCAGCCGGCGCCGGTCGCAGTCTTCGAAAACCTTGACGTCAGGGTGTTCGGCGACACGCGCATGCATTTCTATCGGTTTCGCGGAGCCTGATGCCGTA from Ensifer adhaerens includes the following:
- a CDS encoding GNAT family N-acetyltransferase — encoded protein: MTISIRDARPEDAETILRFITELAIYEKEPDAVEATVGMLQDSLFGPGAITRAVICEKDGKPAGFAMWFYNYSTWQARKGLYLEDLYVTPDCRGSGAGKMLLKHLARIAVEEGCGRFEWSVLDWNEPAIRVYEAVGAEPMSEWTRYRLSGAALTSFAAD
- the ileS gene encoding isoleucine--tRNA ligase produces the protein MTDTAEKIDYSSTLYLPQTEFPMRAGLPQKEPETVARWQKMGLYKKLRASAAGRDKFVLHDGPPYANGNIHIGHALNKILKDVINRSFQMRGFDANYVPGWDCHGLPIEWKIEEKYREKGQNKDEVPVNEFRRECRDFAAGWIQVQAEEFKRLGIEGDFDNPYTTMNFHAEARIAGELMKIAKLGQLYRGSKPVMWSVVERTALAEAEVEYADVESDMIWVKFPVTEGPDSLAGTFVVIWTTTPWTIPGNRAIAYSSRYAYGLYEVATAENDFGPQPGEKLIFAKRLADESAAKAKLTFNFVRDLEADELSSVTCAHPLHGLGGGYAFKVPLLDGDHVTDDAGTGFVHTAPSHGREDFDAWMDNARALEARGISSAIPFTVDDAGYFTADAHGFGPDAEGGAGRVIDDKGKKGDANDRVIKALIARHALFARGRLKHSYPHSWRSKKPVIFRNTPQWFVYMDKAFGDGTTLRSRALSAIDDTRFVPGAGQNRLRAMIEGRPDWVLSRQRAWGVPIAIFADDQGEILIDEAVNARILDAFEQEGADAWFTEGAKDRFLGNDHDHAKWHQVMDILDVWFDSGSTHTFTLEDRPDLKWPADVYLEGSDQHRGWFHSSLLEACATRGRAPYNAVVTHGFTMDEKGEKMSKSKGNTVTPQEVMKDAGADILRLWVMTTDYWEDQRLGKTIIQTNIDAYRKLRNTIRWMLGTLAHDKGEEIAYAEMPELEKLMLHRLAELDQVVREGYDAFDFKKIARSLIDFSNVELSAFYFDVRKDALYCDAPSSLRRRAALAVIRKLFDCLVLWLAPMLPFTTEEAWLSRKPDAVSVHLEQFPAIPAEWKNDALEAKWEKIRAVRTVVTGALEIERKDKRIGSSLEAAPVVHVADPELLKALEGQDFAEICITSGITVETTEGPADAFRLADVAKVSVVPKLAEGQKCARSWRITTDVGSDALYPDVSARDAAALRELGFKA
- a CDS encoding bifunctional riboflavin kinase/FAD synthetase; translated protein: MTVFHRNETRDPLPEHLRGGVVAIGNFDGVHRGHQSVLNRALEEAKSRGVPALVLTFEPHPRTVFRPDTPVFRLTPAPLKARILEGMGFGAVIEYPFDRTFSQLSASDFIHRILLEWLHASHVVTGFDFHFGKGREGGPAFLMAAGGDNGFGVTLVDAFRDENASVISSSYVRALLGEGDVAQAAGMLGYRYLVEAEVIGGKKLGRELGFPTANMRLAPEVELRPGIYAVRFRRPDGSLYDGVASFGRRPTVDSDGEPLLETFVFDFSGDLYGEVCAVTFFGHLRDELKFDGLDPLVAQIRQDEAEARALLSGVTPLGDIDRKLNFAR
- a CDS encoding pseudouridine synthase; the encoded protein is MTSKDKPTRPGGKSAGRDKKPHFADKKGAAPKKAAGAKASGPKSFGAKGPGRSFDAKTSDPKAGASRPARERPAAAAAAADEPQRISKILARAGVASRRDVERMIMEGRIRLNGVILDTPVVNATLADAIEVDGQPIRGIERTRLWLYHKPAGLVTTNADPEGRPTVFENLPDELPRVLSIGRLDINTEGLLLLTNDGGLARVLELPSTGWLRRYRVRAHGEIDQEALDKLKDGIAVDGVLYGAIEATLDRVQGSNVWITMGLREGKNREIKNVLGALGLDVNRLIRISYGPFQLGELPEGHVQEIRGRTLRDQLGPRLIEDAKANFDAPLYNDQAATVAGEAEDDAADTRRPERNNRWEKPEDKRERALSRLDTRRDDRRDGGGRGKDGARGKGGPREDRDAKFEDRPKRAPAQRARTANVWMAPGARPLAEKKPKSVDGDATEKSARRERPESAPKSKRYGRNKDGLATKTTGKFDPDRKGGPHRDFDRADRPASAAPVKRRDDEGEWISASEPARRGKDEGRDGGFGRRKSGDAGDRRSRDHGDRPARRDGGDRPRSEGGPRSYSDKPRAPRADGDRPQRREGGERSFSDRPARSDGGDRRFDKPRAPRADGDRPPRREGGDRPFGDKPRGKSFGGKPSGGKSFGERSGGPRGGKPGGGKPGGGRPGGPGRSGGGRPAGGGKPRGRGN
- the groES gene encoding co-chaperone GroES — encoded protein: MASTNFRPLHDRVVVRRVESEEKTKGGIIIPDTAKEKPQEGEIVAVGSGARDESGKVVALDVKAGDRVLFGKWSGTEVKINGEDLLIMKEADIMGIIG
- a CDS encoding nucleoside deaminase — translated: MAETTRFMDAALEEARKAAERGEVPIGAVVVFDGRIIASAGNRTRELNDVTAHAEIVAIREASAVLNDERLAGADLYVTLEPCTMCAAAISFARIRRLYYGADDPKGGAVDSGVRFFGSPTCHHAPDVYSGLAERESAEILRDFFASKR
- a CDS encoding TIGR01459 family HAD-type hydrolase encodes the protein MAARINSFREIAKRYDVVLCDVWGVLHNGVQAFASACEALAEARAAGLTVVLITNSPRPSPMVKVQIRSLGVPDEAYDRIVTSGDVTRALIAAADKKIFFIGAERDLPLLEGLGTQIVSSEDAETVVCAGFYDDETETPEHYRATLTGLAKRKIPFICANPDLVVERGHRLIPCAGAIAKLYEELGGEARIAGKPYIAIYRAALGEAKAARGAIDLTRVIAVGDGMPTDVKGAQDAGLDLLYISAGIHAQEYMNESRTDEAKLAAFLKKEGASPKYWMPRLA
- the rsmD gene encoding 16S rRNA (guanine(966)-N(2))-methyltransferase RsmD — translated: MRIVGGEFRGRSLATPKSNDIRPTTDRTRESLFNILSHSYPDALDGTRVLDLFAGTGAVGFEALSRGCRHALFVEQGVEGRGLIQTNVETLGLQGRAKVFRRDATSLGGVGTMEPFHLVFADPPYAKGLGEKALESAAIGNWLVPGALVILEERADVQPAPVAVFENLDVRVFGDTRMHFYRFRGA